A genome region from Meriones unguiculatus strain TT.TT164.6M chromosome 19, Bangor_MerUng_6.1, whole genome shotgun sequence includes the following:
- the LOC110542998 gene encoding prolactin-8A9-like: MELPLSQLNFSGTLLLLLVMSNLLLWEKAAAIPACHTEDGSCSEPLVETFNNAIHRAENIHNLIHQLHEEFFYQEFSSSEFSTITKKYVKMMINFVGAWITPLYHLVAELSAMEGVPETILSKANEIEENNRDILDDLRWILTKAYPTARMKEDFPTWQYLPVLKSNNKYYKFLAIFNLSSCLKTCISYTIYHIRDLKCLITGEGC, encoded by the exons ATGGAGCTGCCATTGAGTCAACTTAACTTCT CAGGgacattgctgctgctgctggtgatgTCAAACCTGCTGCTGTGGGAGAAAGCTGCAGCAATTCCTGCATGTCATACTGAAGACGGAAGCTGTAGCGAACCACTTGTGGAAACATTTAACAATGCCATCCATAGAGCTGAAAACATCCATAACCTTATCCACCAACTACATGAAGAATTT TTCTACCAAGAATTCTCTTCCAGTGAATTTTCTACTATT AccaaaaaatatgtaaaaatgatGATCAATTTTGTGGGTGCCTGGATCACCCCTCTCTACCATCTGGTGGCTGAACTGAGTGCCATGGAAGGGGTTCCTGAAACTATCCTTTCAAAAGCCAATGAGATCgaagagaacaacagagacatCCTGGATGACCTTAGATGGATACTCACCAAG GCCTATCCTACAGCAAGGATGAAGGAAGACTTCCCCACCTGGCAATATCTCCCGGTTTTAAAATCAAATAACAAATACTATAAATTTTTGGCTATTTTTAACCTTTCCAGTTGCCTAAAAACTTGTATATCCTACACTATCTATCATATCAGAGATTTGAAGTGTTTAATAACAGGGGAAGGTTGCTAA
- the LOC110542789 gene encoding prolactin-8A9-like has translation MELPLSQRHFFAGTFLLLVMSNLLLWEKAAAIPACHTKEGGCTEPVVETFNNAINRAETVYNLAVQIYQEFFHSDSSSIHFRNILTKMMREDYPGFSARTHCHAKITNPPYRGNEHIYIPTKKYLKMLINFVGAWDAPLYHLVVELSAMDDVPETILSKAKEIEENNRELLDDLRWILTKAYPTEKTQENFPRWQHLPYIKSSLRNDKFLAIFNLSNCLRSDIHFTIFHLKKLKCRITRKNC, from the exons ATGGAGCTGCCATTGAGTCAACGTCACTTCT TTGCAGGGACATTCCTGCTTTTGGTGATGTCAAACCTACTGCTGTGGGAGAAAGCTGCAGCAATTCCTGCTTGCCATACTAAAGAGGGAGGCTGTACGGAGCCCGTTGTGGAAACATTTAACAATGCTATCAACAGAGCTGAAACAGTCTATAATCTTGCTGTTCAAATATATCAAGAATTT TTCCACAGTGACAGCTCTTCCATACATTTTAGGAATATT CTTACAAAAATGATGAGGGAGGATTATCCTGGTTTCAGTGCCAGAACTCACTGCCATGCCAAGATCACAAATCCTCCATATCGGGgaaatgaacatatatatattccg accaaaaaatatttaaaaatgctgATCAATTTTGTGGGTGCCTGGGATGCCCCTCTGTACCATCTGGTGGTTGAACTGAGTGCCATGGACGATGTTCCTGAAACTATCCTTTCAAAAGCCAAAGAGATTGAAGAGAACAACAGAGAACTCCTGGACGACCTTAGATGGATACTCACCAAG gcCTATCCTACAGAAAAGACACAGGAAAATTTCCCACGCTGGCAACATCTTCCATACATAAAATCAAGTCTCAGAAATGATAAGTTTTTGGCAATATTTAACCTTTCCAACTGCCTACGCTCAGATATACATTTCACTATATTTCATCTCAAAAAACTGAAGTGTCGAATCACCAGGAAAAATTGTTAA